Proteins found in one Siniperca chuatsi isolate FFG_IHB_CAS linkage group LG22, ASM2008510v1, whole genome shotgun sequence genomic segment:
- the epoa gene encoding erythropoietin isoform X3 — protein MGNRRTYGPNREDPVRGYADTAMEFPRLLALLLIVLEWTRPGLPSPLRPICDLRVLNHFIKEAQDAEVAMKSCREGCSLSESVTVPQTRVEFDVWETKTALEQAHEVQSGLWLLQQALSLLRTSVTNAALHSHIDNSIRNLISINAVLRSLNIQEYTAPASAAGVEGTWRVSSATEVLQVYVNFLRGKVRHLLLDAQACQQDVS, from the exons ATGGGCAATAGACGGACCTATGGGCCAAACCGCGAGGACCCTGTGAGGGGCTATGCGGATACCGCTATGGAGTTTCCCA GACTGCTCGCCTTGCTGTTGATAGTGTTGGAGTGGACCCGGCCAGGCCTACCGTCCCCGCTGAGGCCAATCTGTGACCTGAGAGTCCTGAACCATTTCATTAAGGAAGCACAAGACGCAGAAGTCGCTATG AAGTCATGTAGAGAAGGATGTAGCCTGTCAGAGTCCGTCACAGTTCCCCAAACCAGAGTCGAATTTGATGTCTGGGAAACGAAAACT GCATTGGAGCAAGCCCATGAGGTGCAGTCTGGCTTATGGCTTTTACAACAGGCCCTCAGCTTGCTACGGACCTCAGTCACCAACGCAGCACTGCACAGCCACATAGATAACTCCATCAGAAACCTGATCAGCATCAATGCTGTGCTGCGTAGCCTCAACATCCAG GAATATACCGCACCAGCAAGTGCAGCTGGGGTTGAGGGAACATGGAGGGTGTCCTCTGCAACAGAGGTGCTTCAAGTCTATGTCAACTTCCTGCGAGGCAAAGTGCGCCACCTTCTTTTGGATGCACAGGCTTGTCAGCAAGACGTCAGCTGA
- the epoa gene encoding erythropoietin isoform X2: MRIPLWSFPKLQLCEKACVAFENSWISAGKGLLALLLIVLEWTRPGLPSPLRPICDLRVLNHFIKEAQDAEVAMKSCREGCSLSESVTVPQTRVEFDVWETKTALEQAHEVQSGLWLLQQALSLLRTSVTNAALHSHIDNSIRNLISINAVLRSLNIQEYTAPASAAGVEGTWRVSSATEVLQVYVNFLRGKVRHLLLDAQACQQDVS; this comes from the exons ATGCGGATACCGCTATGGAGTTTCCCA AAACTGCAATTGTGTGAAAAAGCTTGTGTAGCGTTTGAAAATTCTTGGATTTCTGCTGGAAAAG GACTGCTCGCCTTGCTGTTGATAGTGTTGGAGTGGACCCGGCCAGGCCTACCGTCCCCGCTGAGGCCAATCTGTGACCTGAGAGTCCTGAACCATTTCATTAAGGAAGCACAAGACGCAGAAGTCGCTATG AAGTCATGTAGAGAAGGATGTAGCCTGTCAGAGTCCGTCACAGTTCCCCAAACCAGAGTCGAATTTGATGTCTGGGAAACGAAAACT GCATTGGAGCAAGCCCATGAGGTGCAGTCTGGCTTATGGCTTTTACAACAGGCCCTCAGCTTGCTACGGACCTCAGTCACCAACGCAGCACTGCACAGCCACATAGATAACTCCATCAGAAACCTGATCAGCATCAATGCTGTGCTGCGTAGCCTCAACATCCAG GAATATACCGCACCAGCAAGTGCAGCTGGGGTTGAGGGAACATGGAGGGTGTCCTCTGCAACAGAGGTGCTTCAAGTCTATGTCAACTTCCTGCGAGGCAAAGTGCGCCACCTTCTTTTGGATGCACAGGCTTGTCAGCAAGACGTCAGCTGA
- the epoa gene encoding erythropoietin isoform X1: MLLKDAAPVCECCRKRVEKLQLCEKACVAFENSWISAGKGLLALLLIVLEWTRPGLPSPLRPICDLRVLNHFIKEAQDAEVAMKSCREGCSLSESVTVPQTRVEFDVWETKTALEQAHEVQSGLWLLQQALSLLRTSVTNAALHSHIDNSIRNLISINAVLRSLNIQEYTAPASAAGVEGTWRVSSATEVLQVYVNFLRGKVRHLLLDAQACQQDVS; encoded by the exons ATGTTATTAAAAGATGCGGCACCTGTTTGCGAATGTTGCAGAAAACGGGTAGAG AAACTGCAATTGTGTGAAAAAGCTTGTGTAGCGTTTGAAAATTCTTGGATTTCTGCTGGAAAAG GACTGCTCGCCTTGCTGTTGATAGTGTTGGAGTGGACCCGGCCAGGCCTACCGTCCCCGCTGAGGCCAATCTGTGACCTGAGAGTCCTGAACCATTTCATTAAGGAAGCACAAGACGCAGAAGTCGCTATG AAGTCATGTAGAGAAGGATGTAGCCTGTCAGAGTCCGTCACAGTTCCCCAAACCAGAGTCGAATTTGATGTCTGGGAAACGAAAACT GCATTGGAGCAAGCCCATGAGGTGCAGTCTGGCTTATGGCTTTTACAACAGGCCCTCAGCTTGCTACGGACCTCAGTCACCAACGCAGCACTGCACAGCCACATAGATAACTCCATCAGAAACCTGATCAGCATCAATGCTGTGCTGCGTAGCCTCAACATCCAG GAATATACCGCACCAGCAAGTGCAGCTGGGGTTGAGGGAACATGGAGGGTGTCCTCTGCAACAGAGGTGCTTCAAGTCTATGTCAACTTCCTGCGAGGCAAAGTGCGCCACCTTCTTTTGGATGCACAGGCTTGTCAGCAAGACGTCAGCTGA
- the pop7 gene encoding ribonuclease P protein subunit p20: MTEPRNPGMSSIPPTAPVHTDSTSQAVEMDPVEYTLRKRLPRKLPKRRNDVYVNMKTDFRAQLARCQKLLEGGSHREICVHGLGLAINRAINIALQLQASSQGVLQLAANTSTVELVDDLEPEDPDEAGEPMTRTRNNSAIHIKVFYPDPQ; this comes from the coding sequence ATGACAGAGCCACGCAACCCAGGAATGTCCTCTATCCCTCCGACAGCCCCAGTGCACACTGACTCCACCTCTCAGGCTGTAGAGATGGACCCAGTGGAGTACACCCTTAGGAAGCGCCTCCCCCGGAAACTCCCAAAGAGACGGAACGACGTTTACGTCAACATGAAGACCGATTTCCGGGCTCAGCTGGCACGCTGTCAGAAGCTGCTGGAAGGTGGGAGTCACAGGGAGATCTGTGTCCACGGCCTGGGCCTGGCCATCAACAGGGCCATAAACATCGCCCTTCAGCTGCAGGCCAGCAGCCAGGGGGTGCTGCAGCTGGCAGCCAACACCTCCACGGTGGAGCTCGTGGACGACCTGGAGCCTGAAGATCCTGATGAGGCCGGGGAGCCCATGACGCGTACACGTAACAACTCTGCAATTCATATTAAGGTTTTCTACCCTGACCCTCAGTAA
- the epoa gene encoding erythropoietin isoform X4, whose product MLQKTGRGLLALLLIVLEWTRPGLPSPLRPICDLRVLNHFIKEAQDAEVAMKSCREGCSLSESVTVPQTRVEFDVWETKTALEQAHEVQSGLWLLQQALSLLRTSVTNAALHSHIDNSIRNLISINAVLRSLNIQEYTAPASAAGVEGTWRVSSATEVLQVYVNFLRGKVRHLLLDAQACQQDVS is encoded by the exons ATGTTGCAGAAAACGGGTAGAG GACTGCTCGCCTTGCTGTTGATAGTGTTGGAGTGGACCCGGCCAGGCCTACCGTCCCCGCTGAGGCCAATCTGTGACCTGAGAGTCCTGAACCATTTCATTAAGGAAGCACAAGACGCAGAAGTCGCTATG AAGTCATGTAGAGAAGGATGTAGCCTGTCAGAGTCCGTCACAGTTCCCCAAACCAGAGTCGAATTTGATGTCTGGGAAACGAAAACT GCATTGGAGCAAGCCCATGAGGTGCAGTCTGGCTTATGGCTTTTACAACAGGCCCTCAGCTTGCTACGGACCTCAGTCACCAACGCAGCACTGCACAGCCACATAGATAACTCCATCAGAAACCTGATCAGCATCAATGCTGTGCTGCGTAGCCTCAACATCCAG GAATATACCGCACCAGCAAGTGCAGCTGGGGTTGAGGGAACATGGAGGGTGTCCTCTGCAACAGAGGTGCTTCAAGTCTATGTCAACTTCCTGCGAGGCAAAGTGCGCCACCTTCTTTTGGATGCACAGGCTTGTCAGCAAGACGTCAGCTGA